In one window of Epinephelus fuscoguttatus linkage group LG20, E.fuscoguttatus.final_Chr_v1 DNA:
- the g6pc1a.2 gene encoding glucose-6-phosphatase catalytic subunit 1, giving the protein MNAIMDTLQGFGVSTTRYLQTNYQDAQGLFLWVSWAADLRNTFFIFFPLWFHLRSSVGIKLIWVAVIGDWLNLVFKWILFGERPYWWVHETPYYANTVRPHIEQYPMTCETGPGSPSGHAMGAAGVYYTLVTSILAIATSKKKFGSKKSTNKDWYLKAALWTLFCGVQVCVCLSRVFIAAHFPHQVVAGVISGMIVAEAFNRTQWIYNASMKKYFYTTLFLTSFALGFYVLLKAVGVDLLWTLEKAQRWCDRPEWVHLDSTPFASLLRNMGTLFGLGLGLHSPLYTETKKSSNTLVKVGCVISSLFLLHLFDSFKPPTHTVALYYLLSFCKSATVPLVTVSIIPYCVNSALSLQNKKAV; this is encoded by the exons ATGAATGCTATAATGGACACCTTGCAGGGTTTTGGGGTGAGCACCACCCGCTACCTGCAGACCAACTATCAGGACGCCCAGGGTTTGTTTCTCTGGGTCTCCTGGGCGGCTGACCTCAGGAACaccttcttcatcttcttcccGCTGTGGTTTCACCTGCGCTCCTCAGTGGGCATCAAGCTCATCTGGGTGGCTGTGATCGGAGACTGGCTCAACCTGGTGTTCAAATG GATTCTGTTTGGGGAGCGGCCGTACTGGTGGGTCCATGAGACGCCTTATTATGCAAACACAGTCCGTCCTCACATTGAGCAGTACCCCATGACCTGTGAGACTGGGCCAG GCAGCCCCTCAGGCCACGCCATGGGCGCTGCAGGTGTCTACTACACCCTGGTGACCTCCATCCTCGCCATCGCGACCAGCAAGAAGAAGTTTGGGAGCAAGAAATCCACCAACAAGGACTG gtaTCTGAAGGCTGCCTTATGGACGCTGTTTTGCGGAGTCCAGGTGTGCGTGtgtctctccagggtcttcatcgCTGCCCACTTCCCCCATCAGGTCGTTGCTGGTGTCATTTCAG GTATGATCGTGGCCGAAGCCTTCAACAGGACTCAGTGGATCTACAACGCCAGCATGAAGAAATACTTCTACACCACTCTCTTCTTGACCTCCTTCGCTTTGGGCTTCTACGTCCTCCTCAAAGCTGTGGGTGTGGACCTGCTGTGGACCCTGGAGAAAGCCCAGAGGTGGTGCGACAGGCCCGAGTGGGTCCACCTGGACAGCACGCCCTTCGCCAGCCTCCTGCGTAACATGGGCACCCTGTTCGGCCTGGGCCTGGGCCTGCACTCGCCCCTCTATACTGAGACCAAGAAGAGCAGCAACACGCTGGTCAAAGTCGGCTGCGTCATCAGCTCTCTGTTCCTGCTGCACCTGTTTGACTCCTTCAAGCCTCCCACGCACACCGTGGCCCTCTACTACCTGCTGTCCTTCTGCAAGAGCGCCACCGTGCCTCTGGTCACTGTCAGCATCATCCCATACTGTGTGAACAGTGCTCTGAGCCTGCAGAACAAAAAGGCAGTGTGA